The following are encoded together in the Lathyrus oleraceus cultivar Zhongwan6 chromosome 3, CAAS_Psat_ZW6_1.0, whole genome shotgun sequence genome:
- the LOC127131465 gene encoding uncharacterized protein LOC127131465 has product MVEEALHLIVKEVAFGLGPGWFLRKFLEENVWELEKEGKWEPFGVVLALIIYGLSMFPNDDEFIDPLLSVCSWRKIWFLQKYTSEVFLGGVPKEFEVVLKVITSCGEFPNVPLIGPRGYINYNLTLSLRQFRYPLEDEPKRESLKDFILPGMGMENPDLLRKIKKSWSQIHKKGKELGKRDCRAKEPYQQWVIKRVEEVKLPFSIKVLITPLKLDPTHFPKEKVDKLRDTIVWLTKENEELRFKLNIKTRENMRLKRNNEVDIELFVESKKKAKIAEDLKEKYQYGLARVDLGLSSL; this is encoded by the exons ATGGTAGAAGAGGCATTGCATCTTATTGTCAAAGAAGTAGCATTTGGTTTGGGACCCGGATGGTTTTTAAGGAAGTTCCTAGAGGAAAATGTTTGGGAGTTAGAGAAAGAAGGAAAATGGGAGCCTTTTGGCGTTGTTCTAGCTCTTATTATCTATGGACTCTCCATGTTCCCTAATGATGATGAATTTATAGATCCATTACTATCAGTGTGTTCTTGGAGAAAGATTTGGTTCCTACAGAAAT ATACCTCAGAAGTGTTCTTGGGAGGAGTTCCTAAAGAATTTGAAGTGGTCTTAAAA GTTATTACCAGTTGTGGGGAATTCCCAAATGTTCCTCTTATAGGACCCCGAGGTTATATCAACTATAATTTAACCTTGTCCCTAAGACAATTCAGATATCCTTTAGAGGATGAACCAAAGAGAGAATCCTTGAAAGACTTCATCTTACCTGGCATGGGAATGGAGAATCCCGACTTGTTGAGAAAGATAAAAAAATCTTGGAGTCAGATTCACAAAAAGGGAAAAGAGCTAGGTAAAAGAGACTGCCGAGCAAAAGAGCCTTATCAGCAATGGGTGATCAAAAGGGTGGAAGAAGTCAAGCTACCTTTCAGCATCAAGGTTCTAATCACGCCTCTAAAGCTTGATCCTACTCATTTTCCCAAAGAAAAAGTTGATAAATTGAGGGACACGATCGTATGGTTGACTAAAGAGAACGAAGAACTGCGATTCAAACTCAATATAAAAACTAGGGAAAATATGAGACTCAAAAGAAACAATGAAGTTGATATAGAGCTATTTGTCGAAAGTAAGAAAAAGGCCAAAATTGCTGAAGACCTCAAAGAAAAATACCAATATGGCTTAGCAAGGGTTGACCTTGGGTTGAGTTCACTTTGA